The genomic DNA CTTCTATCAGTAGGTTTGTAGAATCAATACCGCTCTTGTATCCTTGAATTAATAATTCTGAATTTAATTCATTAAAGTTCGTCTTTAATTTATTAGCCATATCCAAACCAATTGCATAACTTACGGAATCTATTTCATTAGTTAAAGATTTCTTGGTTACTGCACCTTCTTTCCCGCAAGACACCACAGCTAATGCTAAGGCAACACCTGCTAATACTTTAGTTACTTTCATTTTTTTATATTTGATTTTATATCTATTAACGTTACTGTACTTTTTATCGTTTTGTTCATTCCTATTCTATTTTCATCCCCTACTACACCAAAAGCTCTATAAGAAGGAATCACAAATGTAATGGTTTCTCCTTTTTTCATCAACTTTATTCCATCTTGTAATGCAGGAATAAAATCTTCCTTATCTATTTTATACTCTTTCTCTCCTAATTCTTCTTCTGAATAAATAACTTCATTGTCCAAGCCTTTTATATTATACCTGATTATTACTACATCTTCAGGTTTTGGCTTCGGCGCTTCTTCTATTTTTTTAACATTATAAGTGTACCAAAAACCGCTCGCTGATTTCTGATAATTCTCTAGCGTATCTTTTTCTATTTCTTTTTTTATGATCCTATTTTCGAACTTAACAAGTCGCTTTTTTTGCTCAATAACTTCTTTATAAAAGTTAGTAGTCGTATGTTTTTTAGGTCTTCTTGCTACTGATTCTTGGCAGGAGCAAACAAAAAAGCTTATTAGTATGCCACTTAATAATATATTAAACCTCATAAGACATTTCTAATTCTCGTTGGTAT from Tenacibaculum maritimum NCIMB 2154 includes the following:
- the gldI gene encoding gliding motility-associated peptidyl-prolyl isomerase GldI, encoding MRFNILLSGILISFFVCSCQESVARRPKKHTTTNFYKEVIEQKKRLVKFENRIIKKEIEKDTLENYQKSASGFWYTYNVKKIEEAPKPKPEDVVIIRYNIKGLDNEVIYSEEELGEKEYKIDKEDFIPALQDGIKLMKKGETITFVIPSYRAFGVVGDENRIGMNKTIKSTVTLIDIKSNIKK